The Sesamum indicum cultivar Zhongzhi No. 13 linkage group LG9, S_indicum_v1.0, whole genome shotgun sequence genome segment CCACTACAGGTCTTTAACATGACATTAATAGTTATTAGGCCAGTAAAAGTTAGCAATTGAGCCTAACGGATCAATTTACTACAACAGAGCAAAACCAAAAATCTGGAACAGATTTACAGTACACAGGTGCAAGAAAATGGGTAAGAACTAGATTCCTCTATGATAATATAGTTTGGCAACCAAAAGGAACAATGGGTTTCAGCTTGTCAAGAAGTAATTTTAGTTAACTATGATGTTAAGGAAGTTATAGTCAGAGATGAAAACAGAGGAGGCACAATGATGATCTTAAGACtgcaaacaaaatttaatacatcAGTTTCTTCCGGGTTGGAGACATAGGTACTCAAATAACAATTTGTTACTTGGTCTACCAAACAGCAACATCAATAAGGGTCTAAATAGGTAATTTATCAAGACTCAAGCTATCCTCTTGATCACATACTGCTagagtaaaatatatgcatACTCACAAAAGCATGCATTCAAACCCTAACAGGCAATATAGCATATCAGAGAAATAACACACCTCAGATAGTTGCTGCGCTGAGCTCCCTTGACCTTCGCCTGCACAGTGGTTTGGCCAAATTCTACCCCTTGCTGAGACATCCCTCATAGGACCATTACTTATAGAAGGCTTTCCCTCATTCTTTATTGCAACAGCAACTTTCTTTGAAGCCTCAGTCAAAGCAGACATAGCGATAGTATAAGACTCGACAGATTCTGCTCCTTCATCTACAAATTTGAAGGCCTCATGCCGAAGGGTATTATAACGAACAGTATGAGATTCCAAATAACTGTTGAATGGATCAGTAACTCGTTCTTCCAGTACAACACTACTCTTAGCGTTTCTCGTCCATCGCTTCAAGATGTAATGAGATGGAAGCGTGAGAACATTGGTGACCCTAAAAACTGCCAATACATGTCTGCAAAGAAGACCCGAAAACTCAAACATCTGGCAGCTACAAGTAGCTCTCATTTCAAGAACATTGAACCTCACATGGTAAGCTTTGTGGTCTTCCCCAAATTTTGCCACTCGGTAGGTGGTGACTTCTCCGTCATCCTCCACTTTGGATGCCATAAAAGTGAGAGTACTAACCAACTCCTCCTGAAATCTCATAAATATCTTTCTTGTGTAGAAATCAGATGCCTGTTTCTCCATTGGAGAAGGAGTCTTTAGAACTGCTGATGTATTCATTGTATCAAAATCTGCTTTAACTTCTTTCTCATGGCGACTCTCTAATGCTTTTTCATACAGCTTAAAGAACTGATTTAGATTGGTAGATGCATTCACATATCCATCGAAGTACGAATTCATACTGTCACTTCGCTGAGTAATCGacatttcagcaaaaaaaGTGTCATGAAGATATACAGGGACCCATTGTCTGCGATCCACataaatggcttggagccaCTTATGATCCCTGAGATCATATTTTTCAGCAAGGGAATGCCAGCAGGACTCAAATTCCTCGGTGCTCTCTGACAAGTTCACACACTTGTGTAAGGCAGCTTCAAAGTGAGGATGCTTTAGCAACACATGGGATAATTTCTCCTGGCATTGTTTGAATATATGCCATTTGCAGAAACGATGGCGAGTATTTGGGAAAACCTGCATGATAGCAGAGCGAATGACAGTATCATGTTCGGTCGTGATTGATACTGGAGAGCGGCCAGACATAGCTGCCAGCCAAGTTTTGAATAACCATACAAATGATGCTTCTGATTCATTAATTAGGAAAGCACAGCCAAAAAGTACAGGTTGTCCATGATGGTTCAGCCCTGTGAAGGGCACAAACGGCAACCTGTACCTGTTTGACCTGTACGTGGTGTCGAATGTAACAGTATCTCCAAAATAACTGTAATCAGTTCTGGCCTTGGGATCAGCCCAGAAAACATTACCCGTATACTGATCCTCGTCCCCCTGAACTGCATAGAAGAATGAAGGATTCTCAGCTTGCTTCTGCTTCAAATAATCTAAAAGCAGCTGAATATCTCCCTCCATGCTCCTCTGCCTATTGTTTCGCATGTAATTTCTGCAATCCACCTCTGTGAAGCCAACTTTGCTAATACCACCATACTCCTTTATGAGTACGGACATGATCCTTCGTGGGCCCATTCCAGCAGCCTGCAAAGTATCAATCAAGGTCTTTGCAGGCCCAGAGATTTGGCGATGGGATCGGAGGCAATGCACCTGGTCAGGGGGAACCAACTCGTGATTATGCTCCTTAACGAAACCAGAGACAACCCATTTTCCAGAATCCTGTATCTTGACGGACAACGAGGCCTTACACCCCACCCGCGTCACAGTCCGCGGTCGTTTGATTTCCCTATCCTTGGTGCGTTTCTCATTCAAATTGCGGAACCCCTCCTTCGCACATACGAAAGACCTCTGTATGATGGCCCCATCCTTCCTAGAGCGGCGGGACGAGCTCACACGAGTACTAAACCCAACTCGCCTTGCATATGAGTTATAGAATGCCTTGGCAGCCTCCTCGGACTCAAATTCCATTCCCTCGTAAGGCTCAAGATCAAGGTCTCCCTCGGGAATGTAACTCTGCGCAAAAGCAGTGTCGCCACTGCCACTACCAAGGGAATTAGCATCATTAGGAGAACCATCAGGCATTTCACCGTCATCATTAGGGGGTTCAATATCAATAGCATCATCTCCCCCGCCTAAACCAATATCAAATTCTATCACCCCATTTTCCATGCTCGAACACAGAAATCCGGACCACTCAAATATTGTCCGACGACTATCCCACAACGAAGTATACAACCAAATCCGAAAAGGTTTCCCGGGCAAACGGGCACCCGAAACAAGAACGAAAATACCCCAGATTTTAAGCCATAAACCTATTAAGATTCGGGTgatcaaatcatatataaatgaaacCAAATTCGACCTCCGAAAAGGATACGAAAATCAGGCCTCAATTTGCACGAATTGAGGAGGGAACAAAAGATACCCAACTACTTACCGGAATCTCTTGATTGTCTTTTCGcagaaaatgatttttgtaattttaatttgagtgTGGAGCGGAACAAAGCGCAAAGGTACTAACGAGTGAAAAGAGCAGGTGGGTGTGGTGCAGATAATCAGAGCCCTAATTATATACACTGCATTTTATAGAGCGTACGAATTTGAAATTTCGCTTTTTTCTGGGGTCACTCTGCGAAGGCAACATCATTTTATGGAATTCATATTTCTACCCACAAAGAAATTTCTTGAATGttgaaatcaaataatattgaaccaccaataattattaaattttctttatttgttatataattccataatcttttacactaacaaattaatttcaacttagaagtcttctaaaatttcaaagtgaaatgtatataattaaaattgaatgaaatgtctaatttaattttctaccATGAAAGGGGCATTACAAATCTTAAaccttaaattttaattgtaaaaaggATGCTAATAATAGTATATGACATGATAATGAGAGATTCTTGAAGATAGTATACAATTCAATTTGGTGATTGATGAGAGAATCATAACAATAGTACACACTGCCGAGCACGGGGCAATGTGTTGCTGTCTGTACCATCTCACAGTTACTCCTGCCCCATGTTTTCATAATCAGATAAGCACCAAAAAAACCCAGCTTATCTACCAACATCAGAAACAAGAAGAATCATGGTCTAAGAATAATCCCTATATCTCCCAGAACTAAATGGAATCAAGTGAATTCTGGTCTTGTAACATCAATCAACCAACCACGGGGCGGTGACAGACAACTTTATCCAACTGCTACCATTGAACTCATTATGCAGCTACCACTAGATGCTTCGACCACCAAAATGAAATTCAGGCCAGTCTGAAGTAAAAACTGCAACAGAAAAACAGGCAAAACCATGCCACCTGTGTTTCTCATCTCAGCTTGGACATAATGCATGATATGCCTCCGGTGCTCATATTCTAGTGCATAATTATCTGCAGTTGCCATCCATCTCCGCTCCAAATAATACATATTCGACCAGATGTATTAAAGGAAAGATCAACTATCTCCACTTGCGACAATTGCCACACCTCCAGCCGTCCTCCCAGGATGAGGATTCAAGCCAGGGTGAACAATGGCTGTGTATCCACACACCACATATTTGGCAAGAAAGGTCTGGGCATGGGTCAGTATGAGAACAGATGTTACAAGGTATAATTTCAATAGTTGTTCCAACAGAAATGATGGGTTCTTCCTGATCATAAGATATTTCAAGCGTTCCATTTTCTGGAAGCACGGCTGAACCTTCCCAATTTTCCAAAACATTTTCTGGTGATTCATTGCTATTTGAACGGCCAACATCATCAGATGCAAGCAACTCATGGAAAGAGAAATATGTCTGAGGTTCAAATTCCATATCATCGTAACCAAGACAATCATAGTCCAGTGTAATACCGTCGTCGAACTCCTCCTTGGAAACAACCAATTGAGTCTGAGGGGATAAGGAATCCTGCACAGAGCTCATGGTGTTTGCTTCTGAAGGGGTGGATGCATCAACCTGGTACAGATTGATTGCTGAGTTACAATCAGAGTTGTTTTCCCTCTTTATATGTCTCCTAACGGGCAATTTCCTTGTAGAGTTGAAGACATTTGCTTCAGAAGCAGCAGAAATTTCAACCTGAAAAGGATCTGGCGGACGAGGAGAATATACATCCTTTTCTTGCTTGATGTGTCTTCTGACTGGCAGCTTCCGAGGACCAGAATAAGATACATTAGAATTATCCCATCCACAATCCACTTCTGACATGTCAGTACGTTGCTCAACTTCAGAACGGGATAGGAGAAGAGGATCGTCTGCTCCTGCATGAATAACTTCTGTCTTTGTGGGTAATGCAGAATAAGCCAGCCCCTGTTCCTTGAGATGTTCAGATATTACACGAGCATTATTGTTAGGAATTTCTAGCTTTGGAACTTTGCTCTCCATTTTGTCCTCCAATGCCTTCTTTTTCTCAGGATCCAAGTAAGGACACACAGGAGATTTGATCCTACGGCATTTGCTGCATTTGAATCCCACCAAGTAAAAAATCTTAGACTCGTCCAGTTCTACGGCATCTGCATGATACCAATCTGCAACGGCacaaaaatcaatacattaatcACTTCTGCATGCtacaaaacaaagaagagCAACAACGAACTTCTGAAATGAAGATCAAATATGAGATTCACTGGTAAAGGACAAGCTCACATTGGCAAGTTTCACATCGAATGTACATTAACTCAGAATTGTATGGCTGATTACAAAGACGGCAAAGAGGTTCCGTCAAGTCCATATCTGGATTGCCTCTGAgaagaatatttttcaatctgAAATCAATGCCAGTGTCTTCACAATTCTTTTTCCTCCATATAAGACCccagtttttatttttacttctcTTTGCTACTACAGAACCATTGGTCAATTTCATCTCCGATGAATATTCCAGGGTCCCAACAGATGCTGATGGTCCTTTATAACCTACTAAGCCACGTTTGTTCGTGCTCCCTGCATTTGGAAAGTCTCGACCTTGAAGGTGCAAAGGACTTGTTGGGGATCCATAGCTACTTTGAACTTGGGTGACAGCTCGAGTCTCACAGCAATGCTTGCAGGTGATCAAAAACTCAATCTCCTCATTCATATGAACTGTTGAACTGGTGGTACATTGCTCGTGACAAAAACCTGGCACATTAGAAACTTACAAAATAAGATGAAACAACACCCTGTTTAGGTACATGAATCAGATCTAATACTAAATGGTGTTTGTCATAGACATTACAATTTCCATCAAACAATTTTTGCagaaaaatgaggaaaaaagaaatgcagaaTTACATGTGGCACACTACTGTGAGCATTAAATACAAACATAAAGGTGTCACAAAGTTGGTCTCACACCAAACACCATCCTTccaaataagtcaataatataAGCACACAGCAGCATTATCCATGTAGAAGCCTAACTTTATTTCACATGAAAACTGAAAACAGAGCAGCAAAGCATTACAACAGGCAAACACAAGTGGAGAAACAGATACAGAGTTCAATATGATTTGcattatgttggaatttgaATATGCTGGCTTTCCTTTTTTCAGCTGACCACAGGAATGCAGCATCATTTGGTCCAACTTAATAGATATCTATCTTAAATTAGGTAGAACCAAAGAAAGGAATTTAAGGGCTTCCTCTAACCTAAATTTCTAAAAACTTTACTTGCACATCATATTAAGCTACTAAGATTCAATGCTGGCATTCTGCCTACTCCTAGAAATAGATGATAATAGCTAAACAGTTGCTTATGCACAAGGATCTAAACAGTTAAATGGAGCAAAAAGTATTAGCTAAATTAGATATGAACGTTTAAGGGGTAAATTCaaaagtgagagagagagagaagaagttGAAAGTATAACCCTATATAAAAAGAAGTTGAAAGTATACCCCTACATAAAACTTGCAACTTGAACATATTTAACAGAAAATGATAATCATCATAAGCACACAATTTACACCCTTCTCAAAGG includes the following:
- the LOC105169971 gene encoding protein FAR1-RELATED SEQUENCE 5 → MENGVIEFDIGLGGGDDAIDIEPPNDDGEMPDGSPNDANSLGSGSGDTAFAQSYIPEGDLDLEPYEGMEFESEEAAKAFYNSYARRVGFSTRVSSSRRSRKDGAIIQRSFVCAKEGFRNLNEKRTKDREIKRPRTVTRVGCKASLSVKIQDSGKWVVSGFVKEHNHELVPPDQVHCLRSHRQISGPAKTLIDTLQAAGMGPRRIMSVLIKEYGGISKVGFTEVDCRNYMRNNRQRSMEGDIQLLLDYLKQKQAENPSFFYAVQGDEDQYTGNVFWADPKARTDYSYFGDTVTFDTTYRSNRYRLPFVPFTGLNHHGQPVLFGCAFLINESEASFVWLFKTWLAAMSGRSPVSITTEHDTVIRSAIMQVFPNTRHRFCKWHIFKQCQEKLSHVLLKHPHFEAALHKCVNLSESTEEFESCWHSLAEKYDLRDHKWLQAIYVDRRQWVPVYLHDTFFAEMSITQRSDSMNSYFDGYVNASTNLNQFFKLYEKALESRHEKEVKADFDTMNTSAVLKTPSPMEKQASDFYTRKIFMRFQEELVSTLTFMASKVEDDGEVTTYRVAKFGEDHKAYHVRFNVLEMRATCSCQMFEFSGLLCRHVLAVFRVTNVLTLPSHYILKRWTRNAKSSVVLEERVTDPFNSYLESHTVRYNTLRHEAFKFVDEGAESVESYTIAMSALTEASKKVAVAIKNEGKPSISNGPMRDVSARGRIWPNHCAGEGQGSSAQQLSEDDMDQKINELSTDLERANRKCEVYRTNLLSLLKDIEDHKQRLSIEVQNIKLSMKDGL